The Henckelia pumila isolate YLH828 chromosome 2, ASM3356847v2, whole genome shotgun sequence genome includes a window with the following:
- the LOC140885266 gene encoding transcription factor MYB114-like — protein MESANSSGVRKGAWSKEEDAQLKNCIEQFGAEKWHLVPLRAGLNRCRKSCRLRWINYLRPNITRGHFSQDEIDLLMRLHKLLGNRWSLIAGRIPGRTANDVKNFWNTWIEKRIGGNGQPIQKGITKANILRPRPRSFSYNPTIQNRPITNHSQKNNKLQPSSFVNASSSSPTLEADECIRWWSNLLDTSEDELGKDIPFLDDKGEEEGLWSGQINPAGLMDNGNDHSIPPNELADDFEFDEEVW, from the exons atggAAAGTGCCAATTCATCTGGTGTTAGAAAAGGTGCATGGTCTAAAGAAGAAGACGCTCAGCTGAAGAATTGTATCGAACAGTTTGGAGCAGAAAAGTGGCATCTTGTCCCACTTAGAGCAg gGTTGAACAGATGCAGGAAGAGTTGCAGGTTGAGATGGATAAACTATCTCAGGCCAAATATCACAAGAGGCCACTTTTCGCAAGACGAGATCGATCTCTTGATGAGGCTTCATAAGCTCCTGGGCAACAG ATGGTCGTTGATTGCCGGAAGAATCCCCGGAAGAACAGCCAACGACGTAAAGAACTTTTGGAACACATGGATTGAGAAAAGAATAGGAGGAAATGGACAACCAATCCAGAAAGGGATCACAAAGGCAAACATCCTACGGCCGCGACCTCGTTCGTTTTCTTATAATCCAACGATCCAGAACAGGCCGATAACAAATCACagccaaaaaaataataaattacagCCATCTTCTTTCGTTAATGCATCATCGTCGTCACCTACGCTAGAAGCCGATGAATGTATTCGTTGGTGGAGCAATTTGCTTGATACAAGTGAGGATGAGTTAGGGAAAGATATCCCGTTTTTGGATGATAAAGGGGAGGAAGAGGGATTATGGAGTGGACAAATCAATCCTGCGGGATTAATGGACAATGGGAATGATCATTCTATTCCACCAAATGAATTGGCAGATGATTTCGAATTCGACGAAGAGGTTTGGTAA